One stretch of Armigeres subalbatus isolate Guangzhou_Male chromosome 2, GZ_Asu_2, whole genome shotgun sequence DNA includes these proteins:
- the LOC134209737 gene encoding uncharacterized protein LOC134209737, with protein MSPKRLLGGLVKMISVNGLPLIGIDWEGMQDVIQPLCEAMNLTVNSHNMRQYVSKVAAGIDKEISMEVEGRLLSLKADIASKMRRSVLGLNAQFVDSKGELQKRTLAVAELAERHTGAYLKDEVFRILDHLGIRPQQIYSISIDNGSNMVKMASLMAKETLEDTGTYEFEEDLEGEEIVDGNHDEDERDLVVEGMLQELESIVSHTAVTVRCGAHTVQLVVSDACKEYQPELKKLSKLTVSYQNVKYKNFFDVSGGRYPPTPVATRWNSNYLMAVSLLDQKDFFDKLGQEFKELVTTT; from the exons ATGTCTCCGAAGCGGTTGTTGGGTGGCCTTGTGAAGATGATATCTGTCAATGGATTACCGTTAATAGGAATTGACTGGGAAGGAATGCAAGATGTTATTCAACCTCTCTGCGAAGCCATGAATTTGACTGTCAATAGCCACAACATGCGTCAATATGTGTCAAAAGTTGCAGCTGGAATTGACAAAGAGATTTCTATGGAAGTAGAGGGCAGATTGTTGTCCCTCAAAGCCGATATTGCATCCAAAATGCGTCGGAGTGTTCTTGGCTTAAATGCGCAGTTTGTGGACAGTAAAGGTGAATTGCAGAAACGTACACTTG CTGTCGCTGAGCTTGCCGAAAGACACACTGGGGCTTATCTTAAAGATGAAGTGTTTCGGATCCTCGATCATCTCGGAATTCGACCGCAGCAGATTTATAGCATTTCAATCGATAATGGGAGCAATATGGTCAAAATGGCATCTCTTATGGCTAAAGAGACCTTAGAAGATACTGGAACTTATGAATTCGAAGAGGACCTTGAGGGAGAAGAGATTGTCGATGGGAATCACGATGAAGATGAGCGAGATCTCGTTGTGGAAGGTATGCTGCAGGAATTAGAATCGATAGTATCCCACACAGCTGTGACTGTCAGATGCGGAGCACATACCGTGCAACTCGTGGTTTCAGATGCCTGTAAAGAGTACCAACCCGAACTCAAAAAGCTATCAAAGTTAACTGTATCCTACCAAAATGTCAAGTACAAAAACTTTTTTGATGTATCTGGGGGAAGGTATCCACCAACGCCGGTGGCAACTCGTTGGAACTCAAACTACTTAATGGCTGTATCACTTCTCgatcaaaaagatttttttgacaAACTTGGTCAAGAATTCAAGGAACTTG TTACTACTACTTAA